The following coding sequences are from one Ornithodoros turicata isolate Travis chromosome 1, ASM3712646v1, whole genome shotgun sequence window:
- the LOC135388197 gene encoding calsequestrin-1-like, whose amino-acid sequence MEVTEKPQNINCHHVQATSFERMVTVTTTTTIKVLRNDGYDRKKYDPIDARLVAVEREHEARIENLGNSPIDISEEEEEEDDDDDDDDDDGDDDDDDDDDDDDGETVISPSFVMNQTDDDDDDDDDPLDGHDNADELLMWKGISLMQNSFLFLGR is encoded by the exons atggaagtcactgaaaag cctcagaacatcaattgccatcatgtacAAGCAACGAGCTTCGAAAGAATGGTTacggtgacaacaacaacgacaatcaAGGTGCTTCGAAACGACGGTTACGACAGAAAAAAG tacgaccccatcgacgccaggctcgtggccgtagaaagagaacacgaggctagaatagagaatctcggtaacagcccgATAGACAtttcagaagaagaagaagaagaagatgatgatgatgacgatgatgatgatgatggtgatgacgacgacgacgacgatgatgatgatgatgatggcgaaACAGTTATCAGTCCGTCTTTTGTAATGAATCAaacagatgatgatgacgacgacgacgacgaccccCTAGATGGacacgacaatgcagacgaactGCTCATGTGGAAAGGGATCAGTCTTATGCAGAATTCATTCCTCTTTCTGGGTAGATGA
- the LOC135388189 gene encoding uncharacterized protein LOC135388189: protein MAGVPRPESSTTTGSQLITNPQKERLRRRLEGRVVMAYCCVPLCKSDGKRPIPGQKTTFHQIPVLQDIREKWLAAIKRDDWSPNSTSNYSKVCSKHFHASDFLEGKRRRLKKDAVPSVFSDFPSYLQPKVTKERSVASIRKKTCAPVSAIPRKRVRREAEPPQEAGGTSTELHGQGSTDDLQASPRRECPNRNEGTESTDTEGRAEVFCKGNPPPLVAAVSTSDQSTQADIRNVRYTTSLEHRRLARKTRDMRKQIERLRSTVDSYKVELKKLHEDQDVETFRYIRSKAADNDTQAMFLMDQVRNFKKKSPRWSDTLRHCIILRHLSTKSYEHIRSDGLLKLPSRNTVQNYIGSASGETGFSALVKTRLEAELQNLGNNQSRTCSFVIDEMQIKQKLQYNKQQDAFVGQVDYGPLNSDTKEPVLANSLLCFLLCGLSVSFRIPVAYFFTKGLKGDELSQLVLFVLEKVESIGFRVLRIVTDNHRVNVNAMKILCRGDVTHRIAHPADSQRALFLSFDYCHILKNLRSQFLDCDIGKDNEVSSCYLKRLYELQKEASIKAVRFLSRKHVYPNNIEKMNVKRAVQLFSPDVTAALKFLKGQAGHTCNPMYASSGPTILFMETLYRWFILHDTSYCTQYIHQRFPDVRHYDNSEDSRLEWLESTFTAYLSKLKEATKPTQFFTIFVVVQFFTKETYEALLMMTHSTVACVRHLLQEEKFGFVLTRKFSSDAVEPLFGALRGSEGCNDQMNVRSTLHALERILKTGIVIASQHSNVSHTVSSNSNIVVTNVAHQAPTTSPFNIPSEAEYILQGLSEPRQGCLPSLQLSATTHVGGFIARVVVEKVHCENCCQLVLKAKSNQASQGLTMHQDRGGLLYPSDDLVYLLCILRQFAEAVLSSKPKPTRPLSTLLHFAVPAVSECPLLQCSVNTKEHRHELAQLICTKLFRPLLTNHAFHVTDRNDAAKAFFRKPLSRKYLRLN, encoded by the exons atggctggggttccTCGACCAGAGTCCTCCACAACGACAGGTTCTCAGCTGATCACCAATCCGCAAAAAGaacgtcttcggaggaggcttgaag GTAGAGTGGTTATGGCATATTGCTGTGTGCCGCTGTGCAAATCGGACGGGAAAAGACCGATTCCTGGACAGAAAACCACGTTTCACCAAATACCTGTGCTACAGGACATTCGGGAGAAATGGTTGGCTGCTATCAAACGGGACGATTGGTCACCAAACTCAACGTCGAACTACTCCAAAGTGTGCAGCAAACATTTTCATGCATCAGACTTCCTTGAAGGCAAGAGGAGACGGCTTAAGAAGGATGCGGTCCCATCTGTATTCAGTGACTTCCCATCTTACCTCCAACCGAAAGTCACGAAGGAAAGAAGTGTTGCCAGCATTAGGAAGAAGACATGTGCACCTGTTTCTGCCATACCACGGAAAAGGGTGCGTCGTGAAGCTGAGCCACCACAGGAAGCAGGAGGGACCTCAACTGAACTGCACGGTCAGGGTAGCACAGACGACCTCCAAGCAAGTCCACGCAGAGAGTGCCCAAACCGCAATGAAGGCACAGAAAGTACTGACACTGAAGGAAGAGCAGAAGTGTTCTGTAAAGGGAACCCACCACCGTTGGTAGCGGCAGTGTCAACCAGTGACCAATCAACCCAGGCAGATATACGGAATGTGCGGTACACCACCTCGCTGGAGCACCGCAGGTTAGCTCGCAAGACTAGGGATATGAGAAAGCAGATCGAACGACTACGGAGCACAGTGGACAGCTATAAAGTGGAACTGAAGAAACTACATGAAGATCAAGATGTAGAAACCTTCCGCTACATCAGAAGCAAAGCTGCAGACAATGACACTCAGGCAATGTTCCTCATGGACCAAGTGAGAAACTTCAAGAAAAAAAGCCCCAGGTGGTCGGACACACTCAGACATTGCATTATACTCAGGCACCTTTCAACGAAGTCCTATGAACACATTAGGAGTGATGGGCTGCTCAAGTTACCATCCAGGAACACTGTACAAAACTACATCGGCAGTGCGAGTGGTGAAACTGGATTTAGCGCTTTAGTAAAAACTCGCCTGGAAGCAGAGCTTCAGAACTTGGGAAATAATCAGTCTAGGACATGTTCATTTGTCATAGACGAAATGCAAATTAAGCAGAAACTGCAGTACAATAAGCAACAGGATGCCTTTGTAGGGCAGGTGGATTATGGCCCTCTGAATTCAGACACAAAAGAGCCAGTACTTGCTAACTCCCTGCTCTGCTTTCTACTGTGTGGCCTCAGTGTCTCATTTCGGATACCTGTTGCATATTTCTTTACAAAAGGCCTGAAAGGTGACGAACTCTCTCAACTCGTGCTTTTTGTGCTGGAGAAAGTTGAAAGCATTGGGTTTCGGGTGCTCAGGATTGTGACTGATAACCACCGCGTAAACGTGAACGCCATGAAAATATTGTGCCGTGGGGACGTCACGCATCGCATTGCACACCCAGCTGACTCACAGAGAGCTCTTTTTCTCAGCTTTGATTACTGTCATATTCTCAAGAACCTTCGGTCCCAGTTCCTAGATTGTGATATAGGCAAGGACAACGAAGTGTCATCTTGCTATTTGAAGAGACTGTATGAATTGCAGAAGGAAGCATCAATCAAAGCAGTCAGGTTCCTGAGCCGGAAGCATGTGTACCCGAATAATATAGAAAAAATGAATGTAAAGCGAGCTGTACAGTTGTTCTCTCCGGACGTCACAGCTGCACTCAAATTTCTGAAAGGCCAGGCTGGCCACACATGCAATCCAATGTATGCAAGTTCAGGACCCACGATACTTTTCATGGAGACATTGTACCGTTGGTTTATCCTGCATGATACGAGCTATTGTACACAGTACATTCACCAAAGGTTTCCAGACGTGCGCCACTATGACAACTCTGAGGATAGCAGACTTGAATGGTTGGAATCCACATTCACCGCGTACCTGTCCAAGTTAAAGGAAGCAACAAAGCCGACTCAGTTCTTCACGATCT ttgttgttgttcagttcTTCACCAAGGAAACATATGAGGCATTGCTCATGATGACGCATTCCACGGTTGCCTGTGTGAGGCATTTGCTACAGGAAGAAAAGTTTGGATTTGTGTTGACAAGGAAGTTCAGCAGCGATGCAGTTGAACCACTGTTTGGTGCATTGAGGGGATCCGAAGGGTGCAACGACCAAATGAACGTGAGGTCCACGTTGCATGCACTAGAGCGAATCCTGAAGACTGGAATTGTCATTGCATCACAGCATAGCAACGTGTCGCACACGGTTTCATCAAACTCCAACATAGTTGTCACAAATGTTGCGCATCAAGCACCAACAACGTCACCCTTCAACATTCCTTCTGAAGCAGAGTACATCCTGCAAGGACTGAGTGAGCCAAGGCAAGGGTGTCTGCCCAGCCTACAACTGTCTGCCACAACCCATGTCGGAGGTTTTATTGCCCGTGTTGTCGTCGAGAAAGTTCATTGCGAGAACTGTTGCCAGCTGGTGCTAAAAGCCAAGTCCAATCAGGCTTCTCAGGGTCTCACAATGCATCAGGACCGAGGAGGACTCCTGTACCCTTCTGATGACCTTGTTTACCTCCTCTGCATCTTGAGGCAATTTGCTGAGGCTGTACTCTCCAGCAAGCCCAAACCCACGCGGCCACTAAGCACCCTGCTGCACTTCGCAGTGCCTGCAGTCTCTGAATGTCCCCTGCTACAGTGCTCAGTGAACACCAAGGAACACAGGCACGAGCTTGCACAGTTGATCTGCACAAAGCTTTTCAGGCCGCTCCTTACAAATCATGCATTCCATGTAACAGACAGGAATGATGCAGCAAAAGCTTTTTTCAGGAAGCCTCTATCAAGAAAATACCTGAGGCTGAACTAA